In one window of Tubulanus polymorphus chromosome 3, tnTubPoly1.2, whole genome shotgun sequence DNA:
- the LOC141902174 gene encoding uncharacterized protein LOC141902174 — MQSPVRPDKKFGELYQATLEKSAKIRALGYNLVEFWEHEYCNLVKENRVFADFVKEVDISDPLLPRDAFFGGRTNAIKIYHKAEDDEKIKYIDICSLYPYVNSRCSYPIGHPTVITENFGDIKDYYGLIKCRILPPRGLYLPILPYRANGKLTFPLCRSCAEDSNQCERCRHSEDERAITGTWVSLEIQKAVELGYRIIGIFEIWNWERSETGLFADYIRKFLKVKTEASGWPSPDMTRAEKDQFLSDYFEREGIRLEENNIKKAKGMRTVAKICLNSMWGKLGQNEKKTTAKYISDPGEMYSMLLDDSLEIQDLLVCNEEVLRVHYRKRDEFVESSGKTSVALAAFATAHARLILYSYMEKLGDRTLYTDTDSIIYTVKPAQWDPPTGNFLGDMTDELADKYGDGAYISEFVSAGPKNYAFRVFSPRDNKFSSECKVKGINLNFRNKQIVNFKSMVDIIVGEKYDHLCFSEAAADQIDQEHIICPLMRISGFEEHLDEFFQAGCFGQVPGLDRDENNGVQHSKKFNMKTELYKVTVIPHDDQNNGQLEAQDTQTTVRNYLTDVLAAISEMLDARSNDVIRISIEHAELNGNIEFPFVPLDELTVE, encoded by the exons ATGCAGTCGCCGGTGCGGCCCGATAAAAAATTTGGTGAACTTTATCAGGCTACGTTAGAAAAGAGTGCAAAGATTAGGGCCCTTGGATATAATTTGGTGGAATTTTGGGAACACGAATATTGTAACTTGGTGAAAGAAAACCGTGTTTTTGCCGATTTTGTAAAAGAAGTAGATATTTCTGACCCGTTATTACCGCGTGACGCATTTTTCGGCGGTCGAACTAATGCAATCAAAATCTATCATAAGGCCgaagatgatgaaaaaattaaatatattgaCATATGTTCGCTATACCCGTACGTTAATAGTCGTTGTAGCTATCCAATAGGTCACCCAACAGTTATAACTGAAAATTTCGGTGATATCAAAGATTATTACGGGTTGATTAAATGCCGAATTTTACCACCTCGGGGCTTATATTTACCCATCCTTCCATACAGAGCCAATGGCAAATTAACCTTTCCTTTGTGTCGCTCGTGCGCTGAAGATAGTAATCAATGCGAAAGGTGTCGCCACTCGGAAGACGAACGTGCTATTACCGGAACGTGGGTCAGTTTAGAGATCCAAAAAGCCGTTGAATTGGGATACCGTATTATCGGTATATTCGAAATTTGGAATTGGGAACGTAGCGAAACCGGATTATTTGCAGACtatataagaaaatttctaaaagtaaAAACCGAAGCTAGCGGGTGGCCATCTCCCGATATGACTCGCGCCGAAAAAGACCAATTTCTATCCGATTATTTCGAGCGCGAGGGTATCCGTCTCGAAGAAAATAACATAAAGAAGGCGAAGGGCATGCGAACTGTCGccaaaatatgtttaaatagcATGTGGGGTAAACTcggtcaaaatgaaaaaaaaaccactgCTAAATATATTTCAGACCCCGGTGAAATGTACAGCATGCTTTTAGACGATAGTTTGGAGATACAAGATTTACTGGTGTGTAACGAAGAGGTGTTAAGGGTGCACTACAGAAAACGCGACGAATTTGTCGAATCCTCCGGTAAAACTAGCGTCGCCTTAGCCGCGTTCGCAACGGCGCATGCTCGACTAATTCTCTATAGTTATATGGAGAAACTAGGGGATCGAACCCTTTACACGGATACCGACTCAATCATTTACACCGTTAAACCTGCTCAATGGGATCCGCCAACTGGAAACTTTTTAGGGGATATGACCGATGAGTTGGCAGATAAATACGGAGATGGTGCCTATATTTCGGAATTCGTTTCGGCCGGTCCGAAAAACTATGCATTCCGTGTTTTCAGTCCGCGTGACAATAAATTCTCATCGGAATGCAAAGTGAAAggaattaatttgaattttagaaataaacaaatagtCAACTTTAAATCAATGGTTGATATTATAGTCGGTGAAAAATATGATCATTT GTGTTTCAGTGAGGCAGCGGCCGACCAGATCGACCAAGAACATATTATTTGCCCGCTTATGCGCATAAGCGGGTTTGAAGAACACCtcgatgaattttttcaagcTGGCTGTTTTGGACAAGTACCCGGCTTGGATAGGGACGAAAAC AACGGTGTACAGCACAGTAAAAAGTTCAATATGAAAACTGAGCTGTACAAGGTTACCGTGATACCACATGACGACCAGAATAACGGCCAACTCGAAGCGCAGGACACACAAACCACTGTCCGGAACTATCTAACTGATGTTTTAGCGGCTATAAGTGAAATGTTGGACGCTCGTTCGAATGACGTGATCCGGATATCTATCGAACATGCGGAACTCAATGGAAACATTGAATTTCCATTCGTACCGTTGGACGAACTAACGGTAGAATAA